Proteins from one Triticum aestivum cultivar Chinese Spring chromosome 7A, IWGSC CS RefSeq v2.1, whole genome shotgun sequence genomic window:
- the LOC123147352 gene encoding vesicle-associated protein 1-3 isoform X2 → MSAGSASFLEIQPSELAFPFELMKQSSCSMQLTNKTDHYVAFKVKTTNPKQYCVRPNIGVVLPGSTCDVTVTMQAQREAPPDLQCKDKFLVQSVAAENGAETQDISAAMFNKEPGKVVDECKLRVIYVPTSSPSPFSEESEQGSSARSLENGTPNSTLPQSVFRSSGEASKEKSSEATSMISKLTEEKMSAVQQNQKLRQELDVLRKESSKSNGGFSITFLIVVGILGIIAGFILKKT, encoded by the exons ATGAGCGCCGGAAGCGCCAGTTTCCTCGAGATCCAGCCCTCGGAGCTGGCATTTCCCT TTGAATTGATGAAGCAGAGCTCGTGCTCCATGCAACTCACAAATAAGACCGACCATTATGTAGCATTCAAG GTCAAAACTACCAACCCAAAGCAGTACTGTGTGCGCCCTAATATTGGCGTTGTACTTCCTGGGTCGACTTGTGATGTTACAG TTACAATGCAAGCGCAGAGGGAAGCACCTCCTGATCTGCAGTGTAAGGACAAGTTCCTAGTTCAAAGTGTTGCAGCTGAGAATGGCGCAGAAACTCAAGATATTAGTGCAGCAATG TTCAACAAAGAGCCAGGGAAGGTTGTTGATGAATGCAAGCTGCGTGTAATTTATGTGCCAACATCTTCACCTAGCCCGTTCTCTGAAGAATCAGAACAAGGGAGTTCTGCTCGTTCATTGGAAAATGGGACCCCTAATTCTACATTGCCACAATCT GTATTTAGATCATCTGGTGAAGCATCAAAGGAGAAGTCCTCGGAG GCAACATCCATGATTTCCAAGCTAACTGAGGAGAAAATGTCTGCTGTTCAGCAAAACCAGAAGTTGAGACAAGAGCTG GATGTCCTACGCAAAGAGAGCAGCAAAAGCAACGGCGGTTTCTCAATCACCTTCTTGATCGTGGTTGGTATTCTGGGCATCATCGCTGGTTTCATCCTCAAGAAGACATAG
- the LOC123147352 gene encoding vesicle-associated protein 1-3 isoform X1, with protein sequence MSAGSASFLEIQPSELAFPFELMKQSSCSMQLTNKTDHYVAFKVKTTNPKQYCVRPNIGVVLPGSTCDVTVTMQAQREAPPDLQCKDKFLVQSVAAENGAETQDISAAMFNKEPGKVVDECKLRVIYVPTSSPSPFSEESEQGSSARSLENGTPNSTLPQSVFRSSGEASKEKSSEATSMISKLTEEKMSAVQQNQKLRQELVSASTTVTVLNRCCILGCYSGISFPSFTCFLTIPSQR encoded by the exons ATGAGCGCCGGAAGCGCCAGTTTCCTCGAGATCCAGCCCTCGGAGCTGGCATTTCCCT TTGAATTGATGAAGCAGAGCTCGTGCTCCATGCAACTCACAAATAAGACCGACCATTATGTAGCATTCAAG GTCAAAACTACCAACCCAAAGCAGTACTGTGTGCGCCCTAATATTGGCGTTGTACTTCCTGGGTCGACTTGTGATGTTACAG TTACAATGCAAGCGCAGAGGGAAGCACCTCCTGATCTGCAGTGTAAGGACAAGTTCCTAGTTCAAAGTGTTGCAGCTGAGAATGGCGCAGAAACTCAAGATATTAGTGCAGCAATG TTCAACAAAGAGCCAGGGAAGGTTGTTGATGAATGCAAGCTGCGTGTAATTTATGTGCCAACATCTTCACCTAGCCCGTTCTCTGAAGAATCAGAACAAGGGAGTTCTGCTCGTTCATTGGAAAATGGGACCCCTAATTCTACATTGCCACAATCT GTATTTAGATCATCTGGTGAAGCATCAAAGGAGAAGTCCTCGGAG GCAACATCCATGATTTCCAAGCTAACTGAGGAGAAAATGTCTGCTGTTCAGCAAAACCAGAAGTTGAGACAAGAGCTGGTAAGTGCTTCCACAACTGTGACAGTTCTGAACCGATGCTGTATTCTTGGGTGTTATTCTGGAATTAGTTTTCCATCATTTACATGTTTCTTAACCATTCCATCTCAAAGGTGA